The region ACCTGTCGAACAGGAAGCGCGTGATGATTCAGGTGTTCCCGTTCTATACGCCGCCCGGCCGTCGCTCACCGATCGGCCATCGGTTCACGCTGCTTCGCGTGCCCTCGCCGGGCGCGGCCGGGCCGTTGGAGCTGGCCTACACCGAAGGTGAAGGCGAGATCCGCTACCTGGATGACCGCAAGGCGCTCACATCCTACGAGTCCGCCTGGGCACGCCTCACCAATGCCGCCCTCCGCTTCGAGGAAAGCCGCGCCTTCATGAAGCAGGTGGCGGATGAGTACAAGAAGATGGAAAACCCTACCCCCTAGGGAGATCGCACCATGACCACCACCTCGCCGGTCTTCGCCGAGCATGAGTTCCGCAAGGCGTCCCGCAGTGACCCCAAGAAGCAGTGCGTCGAGGTAGCCCGCCGCGATGGCTGGGTCGAGATGCGCGACGACAAGCTCAAGGGCACCGCGGACTACGTGACGCGGGCTCTCAGGTTCACCGAGGCAGAGTTCGACGCCTTCCTTGTCGCCGCACGCGAGGGCCGGACCGAGGGCCTGTGCCTGGAGATCGGTCGCCGCGATGAGGACGGCGTGTATCTCTTCCGGCGTAGCGGCTGGTCAGGCATCGAGCTGGAGTTCACCGAGGCCGAGGTTGTCGCGTTCCGCGACGGCATTGCCAAGCATGAGTTCGACGCTTTGGCTTACGCCGTCTAGTTTTCATACCCGAAGGCCCCGTTGTCCGATGCGGACGGCGGGGCTTTTGTCTTGCCTGGGAGCAGACCGCTCACCGATTCGGCGCAAGTTTCTGCGGCCACATGGTTGCTCACTCTCCGTTGCAGGTGTTAAATCCGTTTCAACACGCAGGAGACCGCACAGGAAGGGTGACCCCGTATGGCAACTGCGTCCGCAATGGATGCCGAGGTCCGTGCGTACCTGGAAGCCGCACCGCCGGAAGTGCTCCGTTGTAGGCGGTGGAACCACGCTTGGGATCCGACCCACGATGGATTCCTCGTGCGCAACAAGGGTCGGAGTGACGAGTGCTGGTCCACCGAGCTGGAGTGTATGCGTTGCCATTCCGGCGCGGTGGATCGTTTTGAGCCCTGGACGATGGTCAAGATCGGCGAGCGTGAATACGACTACGTGGACGGCTATCTCCAGGAGGGCGTGACGGTCACAAAGCAAGACGTGCGCCAATTCTTTGCAGAGCAACAGATGGGAAGGCGTCGGCAGGTGCGCGGGAAGCGAAAGATGCGCACTCGTAAGCCGACCGCGAAGGCTGCGTGAGGGAGGTTTTCCGTGGCGACGCAAGTACTTCTGGTCGACGACTTCGACCACGACACACGAGCCGATCACACGCTGGTGTTCGCATTCGACGGTGAGACGTACTCGGTGGACTTATCCGACGAGAATGCCGCCGAGTTCCGCGAGCTGATGGCGCCGTACATCAACGTGGCGACACGGCTGGGCAAGCACAGGCCGGAGAAAAACCCCGTCAACGGCAAGCGCCCCTCGCCCGCATTAGCCCGGCCGTCGATGCCGAGCACGACGAACGGCAAGCCCTGGTACAAGTCCGAGCCTGGCGGCCCAGCCGAGACGGAGAAGGCCAAGAAGCGCTACCGCAACATGGCACGCGACTGGGGCCGCGAGAACGGCTACGACATCGGTGATCGTGGGGTGATCCGTGATGAGGTGTACGTGGCCTTTGAGGAGCACCGCCTGGCCAAGGGGCTTCCCGTCGGCCCGGCGAGCGTGGGGCTGTCATGACGGTCTACGGCTACCTCCGTGTGCACCCGCAGGCGGTCGCTGGTACGTCGGACGTACAGGGCCGATGGATGCTGTACTTCGGCTGCTCTGAGGTGTATGTGGACATCTGGAAGGGCAGTCAGCGTCCGCCGATGTTCGAGCGGCTGCTGTCGGTGCTGCGCCGGGGCGATGAGGTGCGAGTGCCCCAACTGGACGTTTTCGGGCCGACGCTGACGAACGTGGCGAATGCGATGACACGCCTGCACGGGCGTGGGGTGATGGTCGTCGTCATCGACGAGGACATACCGCGCGAGTTGCGGCTGACTGCCTGAACTCGGTCACACAATAGCTTCCGCTGGCGCGGAGCGAGCGCTCTGACATCATTTGGTCACAAAGAAAAGGCCCCCGTCTGTCCCGATAGGACAGACGGGG is a window of Saccharopolyspora phatthalungensis DNA encoding:
- a CDS encoding recombinase family protein codes for the protein MTVYGYLRVHPQAVAGTSDVQGRWMLYFGCSEVYVDIWKGSQRPPMFERLLSVLRRGDEVRVPQLDVFGPTLTNVANAMTRLHGRGVMVVVIDEDIPRELRLTA
- a CDS encoding DUF397 domain-containing protein translates to MTTTSPVFAEHEFRKASRSDPKKQCVEVARRDGWVEMRDDKLKGTADYVTRALRFTEAEFDAFLVAAREGRTEGLCLEIGRRDEDGVYLFRRSGWSGIELEFTEAEVVAFRDGIAKHEFDALAYAV
- a CDS encoding histone-like nucleoid-structuring protein Lsr2, with the protein product MATQVLLVDDFDHDTRADHTLVFAFDGETYSVDLSDENAAEFRELMAPYINVATRLGKHRPEKNPVNGKRPSPALARPSMPSTTNGKPWYKSEPGGPAETEKAKKRYRNMARDWGRENGYDIGDRGVIRDEVYVAFEEHRLAKGLPVGPASVGLS